From Zingiber officinale cultivar Zhangliang chromosome 5B, Zo_v1.1, whole genome shotgun sequence, the proteins below share one genomic window:
- the LOC121985443 gene encoding pentatricopeptide repeat-containing protein At5g19020, mitochondrial-like, whose translation MSRAAAFLYFLSSTTVTKRLFSSAAAAAAAVIPRQQQAEGLYADGFALVAALKSSAAALDVAAGQRLHAFALKHGLESSNLFARNALLSLYAKCGRLDAVLRLFSSATDRDTTSWNILLGFFVRADRLPDALAVFNEMPHRDTVSFTTMIKGLVRGARPDDALAVFRDMVAAGVLTNEVTLATVTSAVAHLREPRSVRMVHAAAIKYGVVDLVVVATNLVHAYATCSRLDDSRLTFDSMTERNIVTWNVMLNGYAKAGLISHARDLFDRMPQRDLVSWSTMVDGFLRANRLREALETYRGMLQSLGQRQVEVLLVDLVSSCGRCFATQEGLQLHAVIVKTAIDCHAFVQSTLIHFYGACGLIDHAALQFQIGCKSHVPSWNALLFGLTRNNMVDEAAHLFDYMTDRDIVSWSIMIAGLVHSGSSRLALDLFRTMLYKGFEPNEVTLVSVLSAVADCGNVEYGRWIHDYITSRGMPLADNLAAGLIDMYAKRGSITNAMEVFEAVKDLDSVSPWNAIICGLAMHGHAAKSLQTFSDMCGKNIKPNSITFIGVLSACCHNGLVEAGKQYFNAMRKEYKITPTIKHYGCMVDLLARAGCLEEAEGLIKSMPMEADVMIWGSMLAAARTYGNLKIGERAAESLGRLEPTHGAARIMLSNIYADAGRWYDVLQLRKEMDSSRLITTPGCSGIL comes from the coding sequence ATGTCCAGGGCAGCTGCCTTTCTCTACTTCCTCTCTTCAACCACCGTAACGAAGCGCCTTTTCTCCTCCGCCGCCGCAGCCGCCGCCGCAGTCATACCTCGGCAACAGCAGGCGGAAGGCCTCTACGCCGACGGATTCGCCCTCGTCGCCGCACTTAAATCCTCCGCCGCCGCCCTCGACGTCGCCGCCGGGCAGCGCCTACACGCCTTCGCCCTCAAGCACGGCCTAGAAAGCTCCAACCTTTTCGCCCGCAACGCCCTCCTCAGCCTCTACGCCAAATGCGGCCGCCTGGACGCCGTCCTCCGCCTCTTCTCCTCCGCCACCGACCGGGACACGACCTCCTGGAACATCCTCCTCGGCTTCTTCGTCAGGGCCGATCGCCTTCCCGACGCCCTGGCCGTGTTCAACGAAATGCCCCACCGGGACACCGTCTCCTTCACCACCATGATCAAGGGCCTCGTGCGAGGCGCCCGACCGGACGATGCCCTCGCCGTGTTCCGGGATATGGTCGCCGCCGGAGTCCTGACGAACGAGGTTACCCTCGCCACTGTCACATCCGCTGTCGCCCACCTGCGCGAGCCTCGCTCCGTGAGGATGGTCCACGCCGCCGCGATCAAGTACGGCGTCGTTGATCTAGTCGTCGTCGCCACTAATCTGGTTCACGCCTACGCGACCTGCTCGCGTCTGGACGACTCGAGATTGACCTTCGACTCCATGACGGAGAGGAACATTGTAACCTGGAACGTGATGCTCAACGGCTATGCCAAGGCCGGTCTAATCTCCCACGCTCGCGACCTGTTTGACAGAATGCCACAGAGGGATTTGGTTTCTTGGAGCACGATGGTTGACGGATTCTTGCGCGCCAATAGATTGCGCGAAGCTTTGGAAACTTACCGCGGGATGCTGCAGAGCTTGGGCCAGAGACAGGTTGAAGTGCTGCTGGTCGATTTGGTATCATCGTGCGGCCGCTGCTTCGCCACACAGGAAGGTCTGCAGCTTCATGCAGTGATCGTCAAGACGGCAATTGATTGCCATGCTTTTGTGCAGTCAACACTGATCCATTTCTACGGCGCCTGTGGCCTCATTGATCATGCTGCTCTCCAGTTCCAAATTGGCTGCAAGTCTCATGTCCCCTCCTGGAATGCCTTGCTATTCGGGCTTACACGAAACAACATGGTTGACGAAGCAGCTCATCTGTTCGACTATATGACCGACAGAGACATTGTCTCATGGAGTATCATGATCGCCGGGCTTGTTCACAGTGGGTCCTCTCGACTGGCTTTAGACCTCTTCCGAACGATGTTGTACAAGGGTTTTGAGCCAAATGAAGTCACATTGGTGAGTGTTCTCTCGGCGGTTGCTGACTGTGGCAATGTCGAGTATGGGAGGTGGATCCATGACTACATAACCAGTAGAGGCATGCCTCTCGCCGATAACTTGGCTGCAGGGCTGATCGACATGTATGCAAAGCGTGGGAGCATCACGAACGCAATGGAAGTGTTTGAAGCTGTGAAGGACTTGGATTCAGTTTCGCCTTGGAATGCCATCATATGTGGCTTAGCCATGCATGGGCATGCAGCTAAGTCACTGCAAACATTCTCAGATATGTGTGGGAAGAACATCAAACCTAATTCGATCACATTCATCGGCGTTCTCAGTGCTTGTTGCCACAATGGTTTGGTCGAGGCAGGAAAGCAGTACTTCAATGCAATGAGAAAGGAGTACAAGATCACACCTACGATCAAGCATTACGGGTGCATGGTCGATCTACTTGCCCGAGCGGGTTGTCTTGAGGAGGCAGAAGGGTTGATCAAATCAATGCCTATGGAGGCGGATGTGATGATATGGGGGAGTATGTTGGCTGCCGCAAGGACTTACGGGAATCTTAAGATAGGGGAGAGGGCTGCGGAGAGTTTGGGTAGGCTCGAGCCAACTCATGGTGCAGCAAGAATTATGCTGTCGAATATCTATGCCGACGCGGGTAGGTGGTATGATGTGCTTCAGCTGAGGAAAGAAATGGATAGCAGTCGATTGATCACAACACCAGGGTGCAGTGGGATTCTATGA
- the LOC121985445 gene encoding F-box protein At1g70590-like isoform X2, whose amino-acid sequence MASRSRSEMEKKRGRPTAAATPVHSHSRRKKSPRLLLSRNSFKASFADLPSDLLMRLAAPFDMPTLWAASMACQSWREALRPLREAMVLLRLGKRYKHGRGPGIARPNPRRALEYFLKGADRGSAAAMVDAGLMYWEMGRKGEAQALYNKAAELGHPVGQCNLGVCYLEADQPNPEEAVRWFYQAAQAGYARAEYNLALCLHKGRGLKINMENAAKWYLRAAEGGYVRAMYNTSLCYSTGEGLAQNLRRAREWMKRAAKAGHSKAQFDQGIWWRLLSTLNWQHELEWMTPHIRGT is encoded by the exons ATGGCATCGCGTTCACGGtcggagatggagaagaaaagggGGCGACCGACAGCCGCCGCCACGCCCGTCCACAGCCACTCCCGCCGGAAGAAGAGCCCTCGGCTGCTCCTTTCTCGGAACTCCTTCAAGGCGAGCTTCGCAGACCTCCCTTCTGATCTACTTATGCGTCTGGCGGCGCCCTTCGACATGCCGACCCTCTGGGCGGCGAGCATGGCGTGCCAGTCCTGGAGGGAGGCGCTCCGTCCCCTCCGAGAGGCCATGGTTCTTCTTCGCCTCGGGAAGCGGTACAAGCATGGCCGCGGCCCCGGGATCGCACGCCCCAACCCTAGACGGGCCCTCGAGTACTTCCTCAAGGGAGCCGATCGCGGTTCGGCCGCCGCCATGGTCGACGCCGGGCTTATGTACTGGGAGATGGGGAGAAAAGGGGAGGCCCAAGCGTTGTATAACAAGGCAGCTGAGCTCGGTCACCCGGTTGGACAGTGCAACCTTGGTGTCTGCTACTTAGAGG CTGATCAACCTAATCCAGAAGAGGCCGTCAGGTGGTTTTACCAAGCAGCTCAAGCAGGTTATGCACGTGCAGAGTATAACTTGGCTCTATGTCTTCATAAGGGACGTGGCTTAAAGATTAACATGGAAAATGCT GCCAAATGGTATCTTAGAGCTGCAGAAGGTGGGTACGTGCGAGCAATGTATAATACTTCATTATGTTATTCAACTGGAGAAGGATTGGCACAAAATCTTAGACGTGCAAGAGAATGGATGAAGCGAGCTGCCAAAGCTGGCCACAGTAAAGCACAGTTTGA TCAGGGGATATGGTGGAGGCTCTTGTCTACCTTGAATTGGCAACACGAGCTGGAGTGGATGACGCCACACATACGAGGGACGTAA
- the LOC121985445 gene encoding F-box protein At1g70590-like isoform X1 encodes MASRSRSEMEKKRGRPTAAATPVHSHSRRKKSPRLLLSRNSFKASFADLPSDLLMRLAAPFDMPTLWAASMACQSWREALRPLREAMVLLRLGKRYKHGRGPGIARPNPRRALEYFLKGADRGSAAAMVDAGLMYWEMGRKGEAQALYNKAAELGHPVGQCNLGVCYLEADQPNPEEAVRWFYQAAQAGYARAEYNLALCLHKGRGLKINMENAAKWYLRAAEGGYVRAMYNTSLCYSTGEGLAQNLRRAREWMKRAAKAGHSKAQFEYGLQLYSSGDMVEALVYLELATRAGVDDATHTRDVIQQSLSQTSRARAHLRVENWRPS; translated from the exons ATGGCATCGCGTTCACGGtcggagatggagaagaaaagggGGCGACCGACAGCCGCCGCCACGCCCGTCCACAGCCACTCCCGCCGGAAGAAGAGCCCTCGGCTGCTCCTTTCTCGGAACTCCTTCAAGGCGAGCTTCGCAGACCTCCCTTCTGATCTACTTATGCGTCTGGCGGCGCCCTTCGACATGCCGACCCTCTGGGCGGCGAGCATGGCGTGCCAGTCCTGGAGGGAGGCGCTCCGTCCCCTCCGAGAGGCCATGGTTCTTCTTCGCCTCGGGAAGCGGTACAAGCATGGCCGCGGCCCCGGGATCGCACGCCCCAACCCTAGACGGGCCCTCGAGTACTTCCTCAAGGGAGCCGATCGCGGTTCGGCCGCCGCCATGGTCGACGCCGGGCTTATGTACTGGGAGATGGGGAGAAAAGGGGAGGCCCAAGCGTTGTATAACAAGGCAGCTGAGCTCGGTCACCCGGTTGGACAGTGCAACCTTGGTGTCTGCTACTTAGAGG CTGATCAACCTAATCCAGAAGAGGCCGTCAGGTGGTTTTACCAAGCAGCTCAAGCAGGTTATGCACGTGCAGAGTATAACTTGGCTCTATGTCTTCATAAGGGACGTGGCTTAAAGATTAACATGGAAAATGCT GCCAAATGGTATCTTAGAGCTGCAGAAGGTGGGTACGTGCGAGCAATGTATAATACTTCATTATGTTATTCAACTGGAGAAGGATTGGCACAAAATCTTAGACGTGCAAGAGAATGGATGAAGCGAGCTGCCAAAGCTGGCCACAGTAAAGCACAGTTTGAGTATGGTCTTCAACTTTATTCT TCAGGGGATATGGTGGAGGCTCTTGTCTACCTTGAATTGGCAACACGAGCTGGAGTGGATGACGCCACACATACGAGGGACGTAATTCAACAATCTCTCTCCCAAACCTCACGAGCTCGAGCCCATTTACGAGTGGAGAATTGGCGGCCTTCATGA